The Verrucomicrobiota bacterium genome includes a window with the following:
- a CDS encoding GlsB/YeaQ/YmgE family stress response membrane protein, which produces MEFFWFLLVGLVAGMVASKVMRGKRLGLLKSLVLGMIGAVLGGFLFRLLGLGPTNLIGELVAACAGAVLFLWLLRKF; this is translated from the coding sequence ATGGAATTTTTTTGGTTTCTTCTGGTGGGCTTGGTCGCCGGGATGGTGGCCTCGAAAGTCATGCGCGGAAAGCGCTTGGGCCTTCTCAAGTCTCTCGTCCTCGGAATGATCGGAGCGGTCTTGGGTGGCTTTCTCTTCCGACTCTTGGGACTGGGCCCCACCAATCTGATCGGAGAATTGGTGGCAGCCTGCGCCGGGGCGGTCCTGTTTCTCTGGCTTTTGCGGAAGTTTTGA
- a CDS encoding DUF971 domain-containing protein, whose product MKPEDIQAVGQEMAIRWSDGEETYLPMEKLRAASPSAEMKGERDLLGNRIGGSAQTDFPGVKVKRWEIVGGYALLFFFSDGHDTGIYPFEYLRRLGREWA is encoded by the coding sequence ATGAAGCCCGAAGACATTCAAGCCGTCGGCCAGGAGATGGCCATTCGCTGGAGCGATGGAGAGGAAACCTATTTGCCGATGGAGAAGCTGCGGGCGGCCTCGCCCAGTGCCGAGATGAAGGGGGAGCGTGACCTTTTGGGAAATCGCATCGGCGGCTCGGCCCAGACGGATTTCCCCGGGGTCAAGGTCAAGCGCTGGGAGATCGTGGGGGGCTATGCCTTGCTGTTTTTCTTTAGCGATGGTCACGATACCGGCATTTACCCGTTTGAGTATCTCAGGCGGCTGGGGAGGGAGTGGGCATGA
- the cysS gene encoding cysteine--tRNA ligase: MPLRLYDTRSRALRELKPIAETFRFYCCGPTVYGPAHIGNFRTFVVQDVLRRVLELSGTPTQHVRNITDVDDKTIRDSQRAGQPLGEFTAHWLERFRADSQALGLLPPHEEPSAVAHLPQQIAMIERLVAKGHAYQGADGSVYFRVGSFPGYGGLSRLDQRELRLGATATDSDEYEKDALADFALWKARKPEDGENFWSSPWGEGRPGWHLECSAMCEEYFGEEFDLHSGGIDLVFPHHENEIAQSCCANGGAFAHHWHHVTHLLVDGGKMSKSLGNLYTVEDLAKEGFPPELVRYVLASGYYRRPLNFTFESLEAARSSLHRLEALERELAERVGPGTPPSLAEGIGLRHGGVFQPAWEGLLDDLNAPLALGKVFGGAKQALAAEDAEVQWRGLWRILRALGLAFPEKAEAEAPAEVRDLAQKRWEAKQAKDWGVADALREQVTAQGWIIKDTRDGFELVAKESQSLNPARSDQG, encoded by the coding sequence ATGCCGCTGCGCCTCTATGACACCCGCTCGCGAGCGCTGCGGGAACTGAAGCCGATCGCTGAGACCTTTCGCTTCTACTGCTGCGGTCCCACGGTCTATGGGCCGGCCCACATCGGCAATTTCCGGACGTTCGTCGTCCAGGATGTGCTTCGTCGAGTGCTCGAGCTTTCCGGCACCCCGACCCAGCATGTGCGCAACATCACCGACGTGGATGACAAAACCATTCGCGATTCCCAACGAGCCGGCCAACCGCTGGGTGAGTTCACGGCGCACTGGCTGGAGCGATTTCGCGCCGACAGCCAGGCCCTTGGTCTCCTCCCTCCGCACGAGGAGCCGAGCGCGGTGGCTCATCTGCCACAGCAGATCGCCATGATTGAGCGCTTGGTGGCCAAGGGGCATGCCTACCAAGGCGCGGATGGATCGGTCTACTTCCGAGTGGGGAGCTTTCCCGGCTACGGTGGCCTTTCCCGGCTCGACCAGCGGGAGCTCCGTCTGGGAGCCACGGCCACCGACTCGGACGAGTATGAAAAAGACGCTTTAGCTGACTTCGCCCTCTGGAAAGCTCGCAAGCCTGAGGATGGGGAAAACTTTTGGTCCAGCCCGTGGGGGGAAGGCCGCCCCGGCTGGCATCTGGAGTGCAGTGCCATGTGCGAGGAATATTTTGGCGAGGAATTCGACCTCCATTCCGGCGGCATCGACCTCGTTTTCCCGCACCACGAGAATGAAATCGCCCAGAGTTGCTGTGCCAACGGCGGGGCCTTTGCCCATCACTGGCATCACGTGACCCACCTCCTGGTGGACGGCGGGAAGATGAGCAAGAGCTTGGGGAATCTCTACACGGTGGAGGATCTGGCCAAGGAAGGGTTTCCGCCGGAACTCGTCCGCTACGTGCTGGCCAGCGGCTACTATCGTCGACCGCTCAACTTCACTTTCGAGTCCCTGGAAGCAGCCCGAAGCTCTCTCCATCGCTTGGAAGCGCTGGAACGAGAACTGGCCGAGAGAGTGGGTCCCGGGACCCCTCCCAGCCTGGCGGAGGGGATCGGCCTCCGGCACGGAGGCGTTTTCCAGCCGGCCTGGGAAGGGTTGCTGGACGATCTCAATGCGCCTTTGGCCCTGGGCAAAGTGTTCGGGGGAGCGAAGCAGGCTTTGGCGGCCGAGGATGCGGAAGTCCAGTGGCGCGGACTCTGGCGAATTCTGCGAGCCCTCGGACTGGCCTTCCCTGAAAAGGCCGAGGCGGAAGCGCCCGCGGAGGTCCGGGATTTGGCCCAAAAGCGCTGGGAAGCCAAGCAAGCCAAGGATTGGGGGGTAGCGGATGCCCTGCGAGAACAAGTGACGGCCCAGGGTTGGATCATCAAGGACACGCGGGACGGCTTTGAACTGGTGGCGAAGGAAAGCCAGTCCTTGAATCCGGCAAGATCAGATCAAGGATGA
- a CDS encoding CopG family antitoxin gives MSTELHTIAQWDEVPTFENEEAEVTFWEGHGLDSRLMNAALHKADNRESTTITLRFDPRLLARIKRIARSRFLNYQSMMKQWLSERLEDEANKFGN, from the coding sequence ATGTCGACCGAACTTCACACCATCGCCCAGTGGGACGAAGTGCCCACCTTTGAGAACGAAGAAGCCGAAGTCACCTTCTGGGAAGGGCATGGCCTGGACTCACGGCTCATGAACGCCGCCCTCCACAAAGCGGACAATCGGGAGTCCACCACCATCACCCTCCGCTTCGATCCGCGGCTCCTGGCCCGCATCAAGCGGATCGCCCGCTCCCGCTTCCTCAATTACCAGAGCATGATGAAGCAGTGGTTGAGCGAGCGCCTGGAAGACGAAGCCAACAAGTTCGGAAATTGA
- the ligA gene encoding NAD-dependent DNA ligase LigA gives MTEDEAQARIQQLSQELEHHNRLYYQQAAEEITDSQYDQLFRELEGLEKDFPGLASPNSPTQRVGGAPLEGFDSIAHLLPMLSIDDVFELDAEEQQARGADCAEQELVEFYRRLQKNLQEEKVGVSIEPKIDGVAVSLVYRQGQLAYAATRGDGSTGDLITENVRTIRSIPLVLSAEKLPELLEIRGEIFMPSTGFLEMNARREEKGEPLFKNPRNATAGTLKQLDPRMVATRPLQFLAHGLGAYQGPDLATEEDFFSLLDSLAIPRNQPVFLAETLESLLTCVRQLDAFRHDLDYGTDGAVVKLLDRQRREELGSTSRAPRWAAAYKFKPEQKETKLNQILIQVGRTGKLTPVADLEPVLVSGTTVSRATLHNESFIQSLPSDGGERGLRIGDTVLLHKSGEIIPEVLKWIGQQRPAESRPFDLAAHVGHRCPECHGPIEREENHVKRDGLDHTIVIHRCTSFTCPAQAVSRIRQFASRKALDIEGIGESVAEKLVESGLTKSPLDLFHLTEEDLANLELEPARLQGGKQSKPRRLGEKKAQLIRRSLQRAIDELPLHRWLFAMGIHQVGEATAKELARLHPSLEAIAESLTLRTLVEIADLEEERKLISPRNKERPPRDEPEKESRKQQHDSLKNEIEIRTARIEPFHIQPELGPVAAGSVLDFFASEPGQAVRQTLAELGITPPSENFAPTPPSTAASPSSPLAGKTFVLTGALSQSREVFVSRIEAAGGKVTGSVSKNTDYLLAGEGGGSKRDKAAKLGVEVIEENQFIQWEQA, from the coding sequence GTGACTGAAGACGAAGCGCAAGCCCGCATCCAGCAGCTCTCTCAGGAGCTGGAGCACCACAACCGTCTCTACTACCAGCAGGCCGCGGAGGAAATCACTGACAGTCAATACGACCAACTTTTCCGCGAACTCGAAGGTCTGGAGAAAGACTTTCCCGGGCTGGCCAGCCCGAACTCCCCCACCCAACGAGTCGGCGGAGCGCCCCTCGAGGGGTTTGACTCCATCGCTCACCTGCTCCCGATGCTAAGCATCGACGACGTCTTCGAGCTCGATGCCGAGGAACAGCAAGCTCGCGGGGCCGACTGCGCCGAGCAGGAGCTAGTCGAGTTCTACCGGCGCTTGCAGAAAAATCTCCAAGAGGAAAAAGTCGGCGTCTCCATCGAGCCCAAGATCGACGGCGTGGCCGTCTCCCTCGTCTACCGCCAAGGCCAGCTCGCCTACGCCGCCACGCGAGGAGACGGCAGCACCGGGGATCTCATTACGGAAAACGTGCGGACCATTCGCAGCATTCCCCTCGTGCTCTCCGCGGAGAAGCTGCCCGAACTCCTCGAGATTCGTGGCGAAATCTTCATGCCCTCGACTGGCTTTCTCGAGATGAATGCCCGGCGAGAAGAAAAAGGAGAGCCGCTTTTCAAGAATCCGCGCAATGCCACCGCTGGCACCCTCAAGCAGCTCGACCCCCGCATGGTGGCCACTCGCCCGCTCCAATTTTTAGCTCACGGACTGGGTGCCTACCAAGGCCCTGACCTGGCCACCGAAGAGGACTTCTTCTCCCTGCTGGATTCTCTCGCCATCCCCCGCAATCAGCCCGTCTTCCTGGCGGAAACCCTCGAAAGCCTTCTGACCTGCGTGCGCCAGCTCGATGCCTTTCGTCATGACCTCGATTACGGGACCGATGGGGCGGTCGTGAAGCTTCTCGATCGCCAGCGTCGCGAAGAACTCGGCTCCACCTCACGTGCCCCCCGCTGGGCCGCCGCCTACAAGTTCAAGCCGGAGCAAAAAGAAACGAAATTGAACCAAATCCTCATCCAGGTAGGTCGGACCGGAAAGCTGACCCCAGTGGCAGATCTGGAACCGGTTCTCGTCTCGGGCACGACCGTCTCGCGGGCCACGCTCCACAATGAGTCGTTCATCCAATCTCTCCCCTCAGATGGAGGGGAAAGGGGCCTGCGGATTGGCGATACCGTGCTCCTCCACAAATCCGGCGAAATCATTCCGGAAGTCCTCAAATGGATCGGCCAACAGCGGCCAGCGGAAAGCCGGCCCTTTGATTTAGCGGCCCACGTCGGGCACCGCTGCCCCGAATGCCACGGCCCGATCGAGCGGGAGGAGAACCACGTGAAGCGGGATGGGCTCGACCACACCATCGTCATTCACCGTTGCACCAGTTTCACCTGCCCGGCCCAGGCCGTCAGTCGCATCCGCCAGTTTGCTTCCCGCAAAGCGCTCGATATCGAAGGCATCGGCGAGTCGGTCGCGGAAAAACTAGTCGAAAGCGGTCTCACCAAGTCCCCTCTCGACCTCTTTCACTTGACCGAAGAAGACTTGGCCAACCTCGAACTGGAACCGGCCCGTCTCCAAGGAGGCAAGCAGTCCAAGCCGCGTCGTTTAGGCGAGAAAAAAGCCCAGCTCATTCGCCGCAGCCTGCAACGAGCCATCGATGAGCTACCGCTCCACCGCTGGCTCTTCGCCATGGGCATCCACCAAGTCGGCGAAGCCACCGCCAAGGAACTGGCCCGGCTGCACCCCTCCCTCGAAGCCATCGCCGAAAGCCTTACCCTCCGAACCCTCGTCGAAATCGCCGACCTCGAGGAGGAGCGCAAACTCATCTCGCCCCGCAACAAAGAGCGCCCCCCCCGAGACGAGCCAGAAAAGGAAAGTCGCAAACAGCAACACGACTCCCTCAAAAACGAAATCGAAATCCGGACAGCCCGCATCGAACCTTTCCACATCCAGCCCGAATTGGGACCGGTCGCGGCTGGCAGCGTGCTCGACTTCTTTGCTTCCGAACCCGGCCAAGCAGTTCGGCAAACTCTGGCCGAGCTCGGGATCACCCCGCCTTCCGAAAACTTCGCCCCCACCCCCCCTTCCACGGCCGCTTCACCCTCCTCTCCCCTGGCCGGGAAGACCTTCGTCCTGACGGGCGCGCTCTCCCAAAGCCGCGAAGTCTTCGTGTCTCGCATCGAGGCCGCGGGGGGCAAGGTCACCGGCAGCGTCAGCAAAAACACCGACTACTTGCTGGCCGGAGAAGGAGGGGGCTCCAAACGAGACAAAGCCGCCAAACTGGGCGTCGAAGTCATTGAAGAGAACCAATTCATCCAGTGGGAACAAGCCTAG
- the tsf gene encoding translation elongation factor Ts has protein sequence MAITASLVKELRDKTNAGMMDCKAALLETNGDLEAAADYLRKKGIAKAAKKAEREVKEGVVSTLITEDGQTGVLVEVNCETDFVAKNENFLSFVRALTEHVAGAEPVAEVAGFLAQTSTFGEGTVEETLKAKVAEIGENLVVSRMTRFDVEGTARLGTYIHLNNKVGVLVEVCATKEESLTLPVFEELLKDLTLHIAFSRPPYLKREEVDATELEKEKDVYREQMKDKPAQVIDKIIEGKIGKFYSEICLLETHFIKDNDLSIQDLLQKVGKEIGDTLSIERYACFAVGEK, from the coding sequence ATGGCTATCACCGCATCTCTCGTAAAAGAACTCCGCGACAAGACCAATGCCGGCATGATGGACTGCAAGGCAGCCCTCCTCGAAACCAATGGCGACCTGGAGGCAGCCGCCGACTACCTCCGCAAGAAGGGCATCGCCAAGGCGGCCAAAAAGGCCGAACGGGAAGTCAAAGAAGGCGTCGTCAGCACTCTCATCACCGAGGACGGCCAAACCGGCGTGCTGGTGGAAGTGAACTGCGAGACCGACTTCGTGGCCAAGAACGAGAATTTCTTGTCCTTCGTGAGAGCGCTCACCGAGCACGTGGCTGGTGCGGAGCCGGTGGCCGAGGTAGCCGGTTTTCTAGCGCAGACGAGCACCTTTGGCGAAGGCACGGTCGAGGAGACCTTGAAGGCTAAGGTGGCAGAGATTGGTGAGAACTTGGTCGTCTCCCGCATGACCCGCTTCGATGTGGAGGGCACCGCCCGTCTCGGGACGTATATTCACCTCAACAACAAGGTCGGAGTCCTGGTCGAGGTCTGCGCCACCAAGGAGGAAAGCTTGACCCTCCCGGTCTTTGAAGAACTTCTCAAGGATCTCACCCTCCACATCGCCTTCTCTCGCCCGCCCTATCTCAAGCGGGAGGAAGTGGATGCGACCGAACTCGAGAAGGAAAAAGACGTCTACCGCGAGCAAATGAAGGACAAGCCCGCTCAGGTCATTGACAAAATCATCGAAGGCAAAATCGGCAAATTCTACTCGGAAATCTGCCTGCTCGAGACCCATTTCATCAAGGACAACGACCTCTCCATCCAGGACCTGCTCCAGAAGGTCGGCAAGGAGATTGGCGATACCTTGTCCATCGAGCGCTACGCCTGCTTCGCGGTCGGCGAAAAGTAA
- a CDS encoding GTP-binding protein — protein MTPLVLLTGFLGSGKTTLLRAILPLLRERGVEPHVILNDYQNAEVDAASLAGLVEEIQPISGSCVCCGSKEELLEAVAAVPEAERAVLLIEANGTTDTPELIEILTLDRRTERFTLPLQVGLVDASRWQKRFWHNGLEAEQVRTATHLQVTRWEGLCEKRRAKVEESLAQTNAVASRINAATLADELKALAAEVSPLPPRAHGRAGCEPSSSGHSSHSHSHSHHAHQAGHHHFASLELSVKSPVDEIALTRFVQELPDEVLRVKGMVRFSDSPKQPQILQRVEGEKQVDCYPIDFEPAIEPTLVLIGQGLDEEAIRRAGEAVLKKSE, from the coding sequence ATGACACCTCTCGTGCTCTTGACGGGCTTTCTCGGCTCGGGAAAAACCACTCTCTTGCGAGCCATCTTGCCGCTCTTGCGGGAGCGCGGGGTCGAGCCCCATGTCATTCTCAATGACTACCAAAATGCGGAGGTGGACGCGGCCTCGCTCGCTGGCCTGGTGGAGGAAATCCAGCCCATCAGCGGGAGCTGTGTCTGCTGCGGCTCCAAGGAGGAACTTTTGGAGGCCGTGGCGGCGGTGCCCGAAGCGGAACGGGCTGTTCTTTTGATCGAGGCCAATGGCACCACGGATACCCCGGAACTCATCGAAATTTTGACGCTCGATCGCCGGACGGAGCGCTTCACCCTGCCGCTGCAAGTGGGCCTGGTCGACGCCAGCCGCTGGCAAAAACGCTTCTGGCACAATGGCCTGGAAGCCGAGCAAGTGCGAACGGCCACTCACCTGCAGGTAACTCGCTGGGAAGGTCTTTGTGAGAAGCGACGCGCCAAGGTCGAGGAGTCACTGGCCCAGACGAACGCGGTCGCTTCCCGAATCAATGCAGCCACTTTGGCCGACGAATTGAAGGCCTTGGCAGCCGAGGTCTCGCCCCTTCCTCCGCGGGCCCATGGTCGCGCGGGATGCGAGCCGTCCTCTTCGGGGCACTCTTCGCACTCCCACTCTCACTCCCACCATGCTCACCAAGCGGGCCATCACCACTTCGCATCGCTCGAGTTGTCGGTGAAGTCGCCCGTCGACGAAATCGCGCTGACACGTTTCGTGCAAGAGCTGCCGGACGAGGTCCTTCGGGTCAAGGGAATGGTCCGTTTTTCGGACTCACCGAAACAGCCACAAATTCTCCAACGAGTGGAGGGAGAGAAGCAGGTGGACTGCTACCCGATCGACTTTGAACCGGCCATTGAGCCCACCTTGGTTCTCATCGGCCAAGGCTTGGATGAGGAGGCCATCCGGCGGGCGGGGGAAGCCGTCCTCAAGAAGAGCGAATGA
- the hemB gene encoding porphobilinogen synthase, which produces MDLPIRPRRNRKSASIRSLVGETRLSAGDLVWPVFLHDGREDRAIASMPGQTRWSVPGLLEELESAVALGIPAVILFPAIAEEFKTPGAEEAWNEKGLVPRAITQIKERFPDLTVMTDVALDPYNADGHDGLVARAGGRIEIQNDETVEALCAQALTQARAGADVVAPSDMMDGRVGEIRAELDAEGFEQVSILAYTAKYASAFYGPFRGALESAPKAGDKKTYQMDPANVREALREAELDEEEGADLLMVKPAGSYLDVIAALRERSSLPIAAYQVSGEYLMLKSASAGGWLDEKAAVLESLLGIKRAGADFILTYFAKQAAQWLQAP; this is translated from the coding sequence ATGGACCTACCCATTCGCCCTCGCCGGAATCGGAAGTCGGCTTCCATCCGCTCGTTGGTCGGCGAGACCCGTCTCTCGGCGGGGGATTTGGTCTGGCCGGTTTTCTTGCACGATGGGCGGGAAGACCGGGCCATCGCTTCCATGCCGGGCCAGACGCGCTGGAGTGTCCCGGGACTCCTGGAGGAGTTGGAGTCCGCGGTGGCTCTGGGGATTCCGGCGGTCATTCTTTTCCCAGCGATCGCCGAGGAATTCAAGACACCCGGGGCGGAGGAAGCCTGGAACGAGAAAGGCTTGGTGCCGCGCGCCATCACCCAGATCAAAGAGCGGTTCCCGGACTTGACCGTCATGACGGACGTGGCGCTCGATCCCTACAATGCCGATGGCCACGACGGCTTGGTGGCGCGCGCAGGAGGGCGGATTGAGATTCAGAATGATGAAACGGTCGAGGCGCTTTGCGCCCAGGCCTTGACCCAGGCCCGGGCTGGGGCGGACGTGGTGGCGCCGAGTGATATGATGGACGGACGGGTGGGAGAGATCCGGGCGGAGTTGGATGCAGAAGGCTTTGAGCAGGTTTCGATTTTGGCTTACACCGCGAAGTATGCTTCCGCCTTCTACGGGCCTTTCCGAGGGGCCCTCGAGAGCGCTCCCAAGGCGGGCGACAAGAAGACCTACCAGATGGACCCGGCCAATGTGCGGGAGGCCTTGCGGGAGGCGGAGTTGGATGAAGAGGAGGGGGCGGATCTGCTGATGGTGAAACCGGCCGGAAGTTACCTGGATGTCATTGCCGCGCTGCGAGAACGCAGCTCGCTCCCGATTGCAGCCTACCAAGTGAGTGGCGAGTATCTCATGCTGAAGTCGGCCTCGGCCGGCGGATGGCTGGATGAGAAGGCGGCCGTTCTAGAGTCGCTTTTGGGGATCAAGCGGGCGGGGGCTGATTTTATTCTAACGTATTTCGCGAAGCAGGCCGCTCAGTGGCTGCAAGCCCCATGA
- the rpsB gene encoding 30S ribosomal protein S2, which produces MSTELLNELVEAGVHYGHQSRKWNPRMKPYLLEARSGVHLINLNETIVCLDKASKFLSDLAANGKRILFVGCKRQAQDAIRGAAETCQQFYVNHRWLGGTLTNLTTIRNSVKRLNYLEGIEKTPEFKSMSKKELASLARERAKLLRNLAGIREMEKQPDAMVVVDSARETIAVAEARRLNIPIVAIVDSNADPAVVDYPVPGNDDAIRSIRVILDKLVDPIAATTSGKV; this is translated from the coding sequence ATGAGCACCGAATTACTGAACGAACTCGTCGAAGCCGGGGTCCACTACGGGCACCAAAGCCGCAAGTGGAATCCGAGGATGAAGCCCTATCTTCTGGAAGCTCGCAGCGGAGTCCATCTCATCAATTTGAATGAGACCATCGTGTGTCTCGACAAGGCGTCCAAATTCCTCTCGGACCTGGCCGCCAACGGCAAGCGCATCCTCTTCGTGGGCTGCAAGCGGCAAGCCCAAGATGCCATCCGAGGAGCGGCCGAGACCTGCCAGCAATTCTACGTCAATCACCGGTGGCTGGGCGGCACCCTCACCAATCTCACCACCATCCGCAACAGCGTGAAGCGCTTGAACTACCTCGAAGGGATCGAGAAGACGCCGGAATTCAAATCGATGTCCAAGAAAGAGTTGGCCTCGTTGGCCCGCGAGCGCGCCAAGCTTCTGCGAAATCTGGCCGGCATCCGGGAGATGGAAAAGCAGCCCGATGCCATGGTGGTGGTGGACTCCGCGCGCGAGACCATCGCCGTGGCGGAGGCTCGGCGACTGAACATTCCCATCGTGGCCATCGTGGACAGCAATGCCGACCCGGCGGTGGTGGACTACCCGGTGCCCGGCAATGACGACGCCATTCGCTCGATCCGCGTGATCCTCGACAAGTTGGTCGATCCAATCGCCGCCACCACCTCCGGCAAAGTCTAA
- a CDS encoding VanZ family protein, producing the protein MTPRLRLLGLLLTTRLWVGALLAWAVLLYLLSSAPLPQTEGPELPFSDKIAHFLYFAGGGTGLLLALAAGGYPVSRSRALFLCALLGAAVGWLDEWHQSFTPGRSGQDVGDWVADVLGALAGGFLGRFLWPLFQRVVQRAA; encoded by the coding sequence TTGACTCCCCGCCTTCGCCTTCTCGGTCTGCTTCTGACGACCCGCTTATGGGTCGGTGCCCTCCTGGCCTGGGCCGTCCTTCTTTACCTCCTGTCCTCCGCCCCGCTCCCTCAAACAGAGGGACCGGAGCTCCCCTTCTCCGACAAAATCGCCCACTTTCTCTACTTCGCCGGAGGGGGGACGGGCTTGCTCTTGGCGCTGGCGGCCGGGGGCTATCCGGTGAGCCGGTCCCGGGCTCTCTTTCTCTGCGCGCTTCTGGGAGCCGCGGTGGGGTGGCTCGATGAATGGCACCAAAGCTTCACCCCGGGACGAAGTGGCCAGGATGTAGGCGACTGGGTGGCCGACGTCTTGGGCGCCTTGGCCGGGGGATTTTTGGGCCGCTTCCTCTGGCCGCTTTTTCAGCGGGTGGTTCAGCGTGCCGCTTGA
- a CDS encoding restriction endonuclease produces the protein MASFSSICTRPAMAIPEPTLGNDPDLTLLRGLNSGAFFELCEKSLQSAGYQVQKLDSGKTWPPKCFFAIKSEETQEMAGVACQWESGRNAQVGAESLRSFLTMLQSAGISQAIFMANLDYNPSARQLAQQEGVMLIDSQMILEGLRELPEEDWRPILDRSKSAPGLPTAASVLPQSAGAPSANASAPSPSPTPPSTPAPAAPASPFTSPAPLSPSPVASEGSAGPPLFAAVAEETSASKVAPVMGSQPEKKATPLPSAQLPKSLPKRQERPSSPAPLPPIRKPSGKKSKGLMLVSSLSLLLAGAGAAGWYGWQEGVVQPWLAQAEVWANDAYSKFLADGGSDGQALGTEPMHSMAPGKSALAELDFETQEARADAEKLVRIADAALKADIDFVSLGDGHPESIVSVMERGRKVSDATSLFNGVTFAAPWLREIDTELLVRFLEVEQGRLALRETLREGELPAALELSDGEAVEARQADEPEESPAEKQELRLRRAKEDARSLASMVAAARAAGVEFESLEAQGVDGILESLRSGVMVQDPESPYHGVEFVMPGGLSDESVLAAAAFLSIEDGSVKFRDLPTAR, from the coding sequence ATGGCTAGCTTCTCTTCCATCTGCACCCGACCTGCCATGGCCATTCCTGAACCGACTCTCGGAAACGACCCCGATCTAACTCTCCTCCGCGGCTTGAACTCGGGGGCCTTCTTTGAGCTTTGTGAGAAATCGCTGCAATCGGCTGGCTACCAGGTCCAAAAGCTGGATTCGGGCAAAACCTGGCCCCCCAAGTGTTTCTTTGCCATCAAGAGTGAGGAAACCCAGGAGATGGCCGGAGTGGCCTGCCAGTGGGAGAGTGGTCGCAATGCCCAAGTGGGCGCCGAGTCTCTTCGTTCCTTCCTGACGATGCTCCAGTCCGCGGGGATCTCGCAAGCCATCTTCATGGCCAATCTGGATTACAATCCGTCCGCCCGACAACTGGCCCAGCAAGAAGGGGTCATGCTGATTGATTCCCAAATGATTTTGGAGGGCTTGCGCGAGCTGCCCGAGGAGGATTGGCGTCCCATTCTGGATCGGTCGAAAAGCGCCCCGGGCCTCCCGACAGCCGCTTCCGTGCTGCCTCAGAGTGCTGGCGCTCCGAGCGCAAACGCCAGCGCTCCCAGCCCTTCCCCCACGCCGCCCAGCACCCCTGCTCCGGCCGCCCCCGCCTCTCCTTTTACCAGCCCCGCCCCTCTCTCGCCCTCTCCGGTGGCCAGCGAAGGTTCGGCCGGGCCTCCTCTTTTCGCCGCGGTGGCGGAGGAAACCTCGGCGTCCAAGGTGGCTCCGGTGATGGGCAGTCAGCCAGAAAAGAAGGCCACGCCCTTGCCCAGTGCCCAGCTTCCCAAAAGCCTGCCCAAGCGTCAGGAACGCCCGTCCTCTCCCGCCCCCTTGCCGCCCATCCGAAAACCTTCTGGGAAAAAGAGCAAAGGCCTGATGCTGGTCTCTTCTCTTAGTTTGCTTCTGGCGGGAGCGGGCGCCGCTGGCTGGTATGGCTGGCAGGAAGGCGTAGTCCAGCCCTGGCTGGCTCAGGCTGAAGTCTGGGCCAATGATGCCTACTCCAAATTCTTGGCCGACGGCGGCAGCGATGGCCAAGCGCTCGGAACGGAGCCGATGCATTCCATGGCCCCCGGCAAGAGCGCCCTGGCCGAGCTGGATTTTGAAACACAGGAAGCGAGAGCCGACGCCGAGAAGCTCGTCCGGATCGCGGACGCGGCCCTGAAAGCGGACATCGATTTCGTGAGTCTGGGCGATGGCCATCCCGAGAGCATTGTTTCGGTTATGGAGCGCGGCCGCAAAGTGAGTGACGCCACCAGCCTCTTTAACGGGGTGACCTTCGCGGCCCCCTGGTTGCGGGAAATTGATACCGAGCTCCTCGTGCGCTTCTTGGAAGTGGAGCAGGGTCGGCTCGCTCTTCGGGAGACCTTGAGAGAAGGAGAGCTGCCAGCAGCACTTGAGCTCAGCGATGGGGAAGCCGTCGAAGCCAGGCAGGCAGACGAGCCGGAAGAGAGTCCGGCCGAGAAGCAGGAATTGCGGCTTCGCCGGGCCAAAGAAGACGCCCGCAGTCTCGCCTCCATGGTGGCAGCCGCTCGGGCGGCCGGTGTGGAATTTGAAAGTCTCGAGGCCCAGGGCGTGGATGGGATTTTGGAGAGCTTGCGCAGTGGCGTGATGGTGCAGGATCCCGAGAGCCCTTACCACGGCGTGGAGTTCGTCATGCCCGGTGGGCTGAGCGACGAGTCAGTCCTGGCGGCGGCCGCATTTCTTTCGATCGAGGATGGATCGGTCAAGTTTCGCGACTTGCCGACGGCCCGCTAA